Proteins encoded by one window of Cystobacter ferrugineus:
- the bla gene encoding subclass B1 metallo-beta-lactamase produces MNISRLRPPGAWLLLLLGTACASTPPAPVPGTPASPSVSQPSASDETVLAEDVRIRRIAPGVWLHVTLAGEDWGRAPSNGLLVEEGDSTILVDTAWNARQTELLLAWAEDTLHRPVRAALVTHSHADRTGGMSALVARGVPVHASEDTARLTAGHGRPAPDQRLPETGTLGPLEVFFPGAGHSRDNLVVWLPAHRLLFGGCFVKDERARNLGNVEDADVAAWPASLERVRRRFPEVREVVPGHGLPGGPGLLAHTQALLREATASP; encoded by the coding sequence ATGAACATCTCCCGACTCCGCCCGCCTGGCGCGTGGCTGCTGCTCCTGCTGGGCACGGCCTGCGCCTCCACCCCACCCGCTCCCGTCCCGGGCACTCCGGCCTCGCCCTCGGTGAGCCAGCCCTCGGCTTCCGACGAGACCGTGCTCGCCGAGGACGTCCGTATCCGGCGCATCGCGCCCGGGGTGTGGCTCCACGTGACGCTGGCGGGCGAGGACTGGGGGCGTGCTCCCTCCAATGGGCTGCTCGTCGAGGAGGGCGACTCCACGATCCTCGTCGATACGGCATGGAACGCGCGGCAGACGGAGCTCCTGCTCGCGTGGGCGGAGGACACCCTGCACCGGCCCGTGCGCGCCGCCCTGGTGACGCACTCCCACGCCGACCGGACGGGAGGCATGTCCGCGCTCGTGGCGCGCGGGGTGCCCGTCCACGCGAGCGAGGACACCGCGCGCCTCACCGCCGGACACGGCCGGCCCGCGCCCGACCAGCGCCTGCCGGAGACGGGGACACTGGGCCCGCTGGAGGTCTTCTTCCCCGGCGCCGGGCACTCGCGGGACAACCTCGTCGTGTGGCTGCCCGCCCACCGGCTCCTGTTCGGCGGCTGCTTCGTGAAGGACGAGCGCGCCCGGAACCTCGGCAACGTGGAGGACGCGGACGTGGCCGCCTGGCCCGCGAGCCTCGAGCGCGTGCGTCGGCGTTTCCCCGAAGTGCGCGAGGTGGTGCCCGGCCACGGCCTGCCCGGGGGACCCGGACTCCTGGCGCACACCCAGGCCCTGCTCCGCGAGGCAACCGCCTCCCCATGA
- a CDS encoding NUDIX hydrolase: MLSFDTPTHRFHLRAAAVIRQGARVLLHRLETDTIWALPGGRVEPGEESAATVLRELREELGLEATVGRLLWVVENFFPHAGRHYHELGMYFEVTLPDDSPVLTGPGPYFGSESGAVLRFQWFALEELERLDVRPAFLTRALGSDSPVPRHFVVRD; encoded by the coding sequence ATGCTCTCCTTCGACACGCCGACGCATCGCTTCCACCTGCGCGCCGCCGCCGTCATCCGCCAGGGCGCGCGCGTGCTGCTCCACCGGCTCGAGACCGACACCATCTGGGCGCTGCCGGGCGGGCGCGTGGAGCCCGGAGAGGAATCCGCGGCCACCGTGCTCCGCGAATTGCGAGAGGAATTGGGGCTCGAGGCCACCGTGGGCCGTCTGCTGTGGGTGGTCGAGAACTTCTTCCCGCACGCGGGCCGTCACTACCACGAGCTCGGCATGTACTTCGAGGTCACCCTCCCGGACGACAGCCCCGTGTTGACCGGCCCTGGTCCGTACTTCGGCTCGGAGTCCGGGGCCGTGCTGAGATTCCAATGGTTCGCGCTCGAGGAGCTCGAGCGGCTCGACGTGCGCCCCGCCTTCCTCACACGCGCTTTGGGCTCGGATTCTCCAGTCCCCAGGCACTTCGTCGTCCGCGACTGA
- a CDS encoding TolC family protein yields the protein MRHAWPLVIVVTLLPHLARAQSAPPEAERFPSLDEVVARARTHGPAVVLATADVDIAGASRQSAGLPPLTNPYLEVIADTVPGAEGVAVAGSLFLPVEVGGQRGRRIQEADTLVRWKEAQRDEAAARAMAEAVAAYGQVLVAEARLRTLEEAAALSEEDARYVEGRLQEGDATALDAAHARAEVARWAQRRAELEVALARARGRLSISVGQPELATRPASRGAELPPLSEPEALAPPALEERTPTLRAADIEADFFDASRGRWEAERFVPLNLVLTGGRDELGRAHGGVGLAWTFPIFQRNQTEIARARAEKARAERNLELLRRAVTLRGRALLDALNATRRALQVTDDSALPAAQRAVDASTQAWKLGKLDFARVLMARRELVLMRDDRLALLSAAWGSYAELTQLLGALP from the coding sequence ATGCGTCACGCATGGCCTCTTGTCATCGTCGTCACCCTGTTGCCACACCTCGCGCGGGCCCAGAGCGCGCCCCCCGAGGCCGAGCGCTTCCCCAGCCTGGACGAGGTGGTCGCCCGGGCGAGGACCCACGGCCCGGCGGTGGTGCTGGCCACCGCGGACGTGGACATCGCGGGCGCCTCACGACAGAGCGCGGGGCTGCCTCCGCTCACCAATCCCTATCTCGAGGTGATCGCCGACACGGTGCCGGGCGCCGAGGGCGTCGCGGTGGCCGGCAGCCTGTTCCTGCCGGTGGAGGTGGGTGGCCAGCGGGGCCGCCGCATCCAGGAAGCGGACACGCTGGTGCGCTGGAAGGAAGCCCAACGCGACGAGGCCGCGGCGCGCGCCATGGCGGAAGCGGTGGCGGCCTATGGCCAGGTGCTGGTCGCCGAGGCACGGCTGAGGACGCTCGAGGAAGCCGCCGCCCTGAGCGAGGAGGACGCCCGTTATGTCGAGGGCCGACTCCAGGAGGGGGATGCCACCGCCCTCGACGCCGCCCACGCGCGCGCGGAGGTGGCGCGGTGGGCCCAGCGGCGCGCCGAGCTCGAGGTGGCGCTGGCCCGGGCCCGCGGCCGGTTGAGCATCTCCGTCGGTCAGCCCGAGCTGGCCACGCGGCCCGCCTCCCGTGGCGCGGAGCTGCCCCCCCTGTCGGAGCCCGAGGCCCTGGCCCCCCCCGCGCTCGAGGAGCGCACCCCCACCCTGCGCGCGGCCGACATCGAGGCGGACTTCTTCGATGCGAGCCGGGGCCGCTGGGAGGCCGAGCGCTTCGTCCCCCTCAACCTGGTGCTGACCGGTGGCCGCGATGAGCTCGGACGCGCTCATGGTGGCGTGGGCCTCGCCTGGACCTTCCCCATCTTCCAACGCAACCAGACGGAGATCGCCCGGGCCCGTGCCGAGAAGGCCCGCGCCGAGCGCAACCTCGAGCTGCTGCGCCGCGCCGTGACCCTGCGCGGCCGTGCCCTGCTCGACGCGCTGAACGCCACCCGCAGGGCGCTCCAGGTGACGGACGACTCCGCGCTGCCCGCGGCCCAGCGCGCGGTGGATGCCTCCACCCAGGCCTGGAAGCTCGGCAAGCTCGATTTCGCCCGCGTCCTGATGGCGCGGCGAGAGCTGGTGCTCATGCGCGACGACCGGCTCGCCCTGCTGTCCGCGGCCTGGGGCAGCTACGCCGAGCTCACGCAGCTCCTGGGAGCCCTTCCATGA